One window of the Sulfitobacter alexandrii genome contains the following:
- the trmD gene encoding tRNA (guanosine(37)-N1)-methyltransferase TrmD has protein sequence MKPARSHARQSVRASLKPRELLRDAPDYADIWQARVITLFPELFPGVLGASLTGRALKDGIWQLHTHDLRAHGIGKHRNVDDTPAGGGAGMVMRADVVGPAIEEAQGQARGRWPILYMSPRGRPFDQAMASDLAACAGVTMLCGRFEGVDERVLEHYGVTEVSLGDFVMTGGELAAQAMIDATVRLLPGVLGNADSAVEESHSGGLLEHPQYTRPATWQGRDIPPVLMSGNHAEIAKWRRAQSEALTEARRPDLWARRTKT, from the coding sequence ATGAAGCCCGCCCGGTCCCACGCGCGACAGTCCGTCCGCGCCAGCCTGAAACCGCGGGAGCTGCTGCGCGACGCACCGGATTACGCCGACATCTGGCAGGCGCGGGTCATCACGCTGTTCCCCGAGCTTTTTCCGGGCGTGCTGGGCGCAAGCCTGACCGGCCGCGCCCTGAAGGACGGTATCTGGCAGTTGCACACGCACGACCTGCGCGCCCATGGCATCGGCAAGCATCGCAACGTGGACGACACCCCCGCCGGGGGAGGCGCCGGCATGGTGATGCGCGCGGATGTGGTCGGCCCCGCGATCGAAGAGGCGCAGGGTCAGGCGCGGGGAAGATGGCCGATCCTCTACATGTCGCCCCGCGGCAGGCCCTTCGATCAGGCCATGGCCAGTGACCTCGCGGCCTGCGCGGGGGTGACGATGCTTTGCGGCCGGTTCGAGGGTGTCGACGAGAGGGTTCTGGAACACTACGGCGTGACCGAGGTTTCGCTGGGTGACTTCGTCATGACCGGCGGAGAACTGGCCGCGCAGGCGATGATAGACGCTACCGTCCGGCTGCTGCCGGGCGTGCTGGGCAACGCCGACAGCGCGGTGGAGGAAAGCCATTCGGGTGGCCTGCTGGAGCATCCGCAGTACACCCGGCCCGCGACATGGCAAGGGCGGGATATCCCGCCGGTCCTGATGTCGGGCAACCATGCCGAGATCGCGAAATGGCGGCGGGCGCAGTCCGAAGCGCTGACCGAGGCCCGGCGCCCGGACCTGTGGGCCCGCCGCACGAAGACCTAG
- a CDS encoding division plane positioning ATPase MipZ encodes MAHIIVVGNEKGGAGKSTVSMHVATALVRMGHKVSGLDLDLRQRTFGRYVENRRGFLAQAELDLPSPELHELPEIEASTLRPGENVYDHRLSAAVAAMEPDSDFILIDCPGSHTRLSQVAHSLADTLITPLNDSFIDFDLLAHTDASGDKITGPSVYSEMVWNARQLRAQAGLAPIDWVVVRNRLGAQRMVNKEKMERAVANLAKRIGFRVAPGFSERVIFRELFPRGLTLLDLKDIGVKQLNISNVAARQELRDLIKALKLPNVTADF; translated from the coding sequence ATGGCGCATATCATCGTCGTCGGGAACGAAAAGGGCGGCGCGGGCAAGTCGACGGTGTCGATGCACGTGGCGACCGCTTTGGTTCGGATGGGGCACAAGGTCAGCGGTCTGGACCTGGACCTGAGACAGCGCACCTTCGGACGGTACGTCGAAAACCGGCGCGGTTTTCTCGCACAGGCGGAGCTGGACCTGCCCAGCCCCGAACTGCACGAACTCCCCGAGATCGAGGCAAGCACGCTGCGGCCCGGCGAAAACGTGTACGATCATCGTCTCAGCGCCGCCGTCGCGGCGATGGAGCCGGACAGCGACTTCATCCTGATCGACTGCCCCGGCTCGCATACCCGGCTGAGCCAGGTGGCGCATTCGCTGGCCGATACGCTGATCACGCCGCTCAACGACAGTTTCATCGATTTCGACCTGCTGGCCCATACAGACGCCAGCGGGGACAAGATCACCGGCCCCTCGGTCTATTCCGAGATGGTCTGGAACGCCCGGCAGCTTCGGGCGCAGGCGGGGCTGGCCCCGATCGACTGGGTCGTGGTGCGCAACCGCTTGGGGGCGCAGCGCATGGTGAACAAGGAAAAGATGGAGCGGGCGGTTGCCAATCTGGCCAAGCGCATCGGCTTCCGCGTCGCTCCGGGTTTCAGCGAGCGCGTGATCTTTCGCGAATTGTTCCCGCGTGGTTTGACACTGCTGGATCTCAAGGACATCGGGGTCAAGCAGCTGAATATTTCCAACGTCGCCGCGCGTCAGGAACTGCGCGACCTCATCAAGGCACTCAAGCTGCCGAACGTCACCGCCGACTTCTAG
- the rplS gene encoding 50S ribosomal protein L19: MDLIAQIEAEQIAELGKEIPDFRAGDTIRVGFKVTEGTRTRVQNYEGVCISRKNGHGVAGSFTVRKISFGEGVERVFPLHSTNIDSITVVRRGRVRRAKLYYLRSRRGKSARISENSNYKPLSSGADA; encoded by the coding sequence ATGGACCTGATCGCACAAATCGAGGCGGAACAGATCGCCGAACTGGGCAAGGAAATCCCCGATTTCCGCGCCGGTGACACCATCCGCGTCGGCTTCAAGGTGACTGAAGGCACGCGCACCCGCGTGCAGAACTACGAAGGCGTCTGCATCTCGCGCAAGAACGGCCACGGCGTTGCCGGCTCGTTCACCGTTCGCAAGATCAGCTTCGGCGAAGGCGTGGAACGCGTGTTCCCCCTGCACTCCACCAACATCGACAGCATCACCGTCGTGCGCCGCGGTCGCGTGCGCCGCGCCAAGCTGTATTACCTGCGGTCGCGCCGGGGCAAATCCGCGCGCATCAGCGAAAACTCAAACTACAAGCCGCTCTCCTCGGGCGCCGACGCGTAA
- the rpmE gene encoding 50S ribosomal protein L31: MKADTHPDYHMINVKMTDGTVVEMRSTWGKEGDQLSLDIDPSVHPAWTGGSSRLMDTGGRVSKFKNKYAGLGF; this comes from the coding sequence ATGAAAGCAGATACACATCCCGACTACCACATGATCAACGTCAAGATGACGGATGGCACCGTGGTGGAAATGCGCTCCACCTGGGGCAAGGAAGGCGACCAGCTGTCGCTCGACATCGATCCCTCGGTGCATCCGGCGTGGACCGGCGGCTCCAGCCGCCTGATGGACACCGGCGGTCGCGTTTCCAAGTTCAAGAACAAGTACGCAGGGCTCGGCTTCTGA